In Vigna angularis cultivar LongXiaoDou No.4 chromosome 8, ASM1680809v1, whole genome shotgun sequence, one DNA window encodes the following:
- the LOC108344824 gene encoding glycerol-3-phosphate dehydrogenase [NAD(+)] isoform X1, with translation MAPALEAQVQEEEQSLPQNNNFYNSLNDATHRSKVTVIGSGNWGSVASKLIASNTLRLASFHDEVRMWVYEETLPSGEKLTDVINRTNENVKYLPGIKLGQNVVADPDLENAVRDSNMLVFVTPHQFVEGICKRLVGKIREDAEAISLVKGMEVKMEGPCMISTLISQQLGINCSVLMGANIANEIAVEKFSEATVGYRNNREVAERWVQLFYTPYFIVTAAQDVEGVELCGTLKNVVAIAAGFVDGLEMGNNTKAAIMRLGLREMKAFSKLLFPSVKDSTFFESCGVADLITTCLGGRNRKVAEAYARNGGKRSFDELEAEMLQGQKLQGVSTASEVYEVLSHRGWLELFPLFSTVHEICSGLLPPSAIVEYSEKLPRSF, from the exons atggcTCCAGCCTTGGAAGCCCAGGTTCAAGAAGAGGAACAATCTCTGCCACAGAACAACAACTTCTATAACAGTCTTAATGATGCCACACACAGATCCAAAGTCACTGTTATTGGAAGCGGCAACTGGGGCAGTGTTGCTTCTAAGCTCATTGCCTCCAACACCCTCAGGCTTGCCTCCTTCCATG aTGAAGTTAGGATGTGGGTGTACGAGGAGACATTACCGAGTGGTGAAAAGCTCACAGATGTCATCAATCGAACCAAT GAAAATGTCAAATATCTCCCTGGAATCAAACTTGGCCAAAATGTTGTTGCAGATCCAGACCTTGAAAATGCAG TGAGGGATTCCAACATGTTAGTATTTGTCACTCCACATCAATTTGTGGAAGGAATATGCAAAAGGCTTGTTGGGAAAATAAGGGAAGATGCTGAGGCTATTTCCCTTGTTAAAGGGATGGAGGTCAAGATGGAAGGGCCATGCATGATCTCTACTCTCATCTCCCAGCAACTGGGAATCAATTGTTCTGTTTTAATGGGTGCCAACATAGCAAATGAG ATAGCTGTGGAGAAGTTTAGTGAAGCAACTGTTGGATACAGAAACAACAGAGAAGTTGCTGAGAGATGGGTTCAGTTGTTCTATACTCCCTATTTCATTGTGACAGCT GCTCAAGATGTTGAAGGAGTTGAACTGTGTGGAACTTTGAAAAATGTTGTGGCCATAGCAGCAG GTTTTGTTGATGGCCTGGAGATGGGAAATAATACAAAA GCTGCAATCATGAGACTTGGTCTGAGAGAAATGAAGGCATTTTCAAAGTTGTTGTTTCCATCTGTTAAGGACAGCACCTTTTTTGAGAGCTGTGGAGTAGCTGATCTTATCACAACATGCT TGGGTGGAAGAAATAGAAAAGTTGCTGAGGCATATGCAAGGAATGGAGGGAAGAG GTCTTTTGATGAGCTTGAAGCAGAAATGCTACAAGGCCAGAAATTACAG ggTGTCTCAACTGCGAGTGAGGTTTATGAGGTTCTAAGCCATCGTGGGTGGCTAGAGTTGTTTCCTCTCTTCTCAACAGTGCATGAGATATGTTCTGGCCTACTTCCTCCATCAGCCATAGTTGAATACAGTGAGAAGCTACCTAGGTCCTTCTAA
- the LOC108343731 gene encoding uncharacterized protein LOC108343731: MGGVTSSMASKLAFFPPNPASYKVVKDEVTGLLLLSPFPHRENVEILKLPTRRGTQILTMYVRHPMASSTLLYSHGNATDLGQMYDLFVNLTIHLRVNLIGYDYSGYGQSSGKPSEQNTYADIEAVYKCLEETYGTKQEDIILYGQSVGSGPTLDLATKLPQLRAVVLHSPILSGLRVMYPVKRSYWFDIYKNIDKIPLVNCPVLIIHGTSDEVVDCSHGKQLWELCKEKYEPLWLQGGNHCDLEQFPEYIRHLKKFISTVEKSPSQRYSFRRSMEQFEQPRKSTDVFDVSRKSTDRREKPRLSTDRPEKLKNLSNNAEKLERLRVTFDHIERSRRSVDCLEKSRKSIDHQLEKARKSVDRLERIRT, from the exons ATGGGAGGTGTCACATCATCCATGGCTTCCAAGTTGGCCTTCTTCCCACCCAACCCAGCATCGTACAAGGTTGTCAAGGACGAGGTAACGGGTCTTCTGCTCCTCAGTCCCTTCCCTCACCGCGAGAACGTTGAAATTCTTAAGCTTCCCACGCGCCGTGGAACTCAGATACTCACCATGTACGTTCGCCACCCCATGGCCTCTTCCACTCTTCTCTACTCACACGGCAACGCCACCGATCTTGGCCAGATGTATGACCTTTTCGTCAACCTCACCATCCATCTACGTGTTAATCTCATTGG GTATGACTACTCTGGGTATGGTCAATCATCAGGGAAG CCAAGTGAGCAGAATACATATGCAGATATTGAGGCTGTGTACAAATGTCTAGAAGAAACCTATGGTACCAAGCAAGAGGATATAATCTTGTATGGCCAATCTGTTGGCAGTGGCCCTACTTTGGATCTTGCAACTAAATTGCCACAATTGAGAGCTGTTGTTCTGCACAGTCCTATACTTTCAGGCTTGAGGGTCATGTATCCAGTGAAACGCAGTTACTGGTTTGACATATACAAG AATATCGACAAAATTCCATTGGTTAATTGTCCTGTTCTTATAATTCAT GGTACTTCAGATGAAGTGGTAGATTGCTCCCACGGAAAACAACTGTGGGAACTGTGTAAAGAGAAGTATGAGCCACTGTGGCTACAAGGGGGTAACCACTGTGATTTGGAGCAATTTCCTGAGTATATCAGGCATCTGAAGAAGTTCATATCCACTGTTGAGAAGTCTCCATCACAAAGATACAGCTTCAGAAGAAGCATGGAGCAGTTTGAGCAGCCCCGAAAGAGCACCGATGTATTTGATGTCAGTAGAAAGAGCACTGATCGCAGGGAAAAACCACGGCTGAGCACAGACAGGCCTGAAAAACTGAAGAACTTGTCCAATAATGCAGAAAAGTTAGAGAGACTAAGAGTAACTTTTGATCACATAGAAAGGTCAAGAAGAAGTGTGGATTGTCTTGAGAAGTCTAGAAAAAGCATTGATCATCAACTTGAAAAGGCAAGGAAAAGTGTGGACAGGCTGGAAAGAATAAGGACCTGA
- the LOC108344824 gene encoding glycerol-3-phosphate dehydrogenase [NAD(+)] isoform X2 encodes MMPHTDPKSLLLEAATGAVLLLSSLPPTPSGLPPSMMKLGCGCTRRHYRVVKSSQMSSIEPMKMSNISLESNLAKMLLQIQTLKMQIAVEKFSEATVGYRNNREVAERWVQLFYTPYFIVTAAQDVEGVELCGTLKNVVAIAAGFVDGLEMGNNTKAAIMRLGLREMKAFSKLLFPSVKDSTFFESCGVADLITTCLGGRNRKVAEAYARNGGKRSFDELEAEMLQGQKLQGVSTASEVYEVLSHRGWLELFPLFSTVHEICSGLLPPSAIVEYSEKLPRSF; translated from the exons ATGATGCCACACACAGATCCAAAGTCACTGTTATTGGAAGCGGCAACTGGGGCAGTGTTGCTTCTAAGCTCATTGCCTCCAACACCCTCAGGCTTGCCTCCTTCCATG aTGAAGTTAGGATGTGGGTGTACGAGGAGACATTACCGAGTGGTGAAAAGCTCACAGATGTCATCAATCGAACCAAT GAAAATGTCAAATATCTCCCTGGAATCAAACTTGGCCAAAATGTTGTTGCAGATCCAGACCTTGAAAATGCAG ATAGCTGTGGAGAAGTTTAGTGAAGCAACTGTTGGATACAGAAACAACAGAGAAGTTGCTGAGAGATGGGTTCAGTTGTTCTATACTCCCTATTTCATTGTGACAGCT GCTCAAGATGTTGAAGGAGTTGAACTGTGTGGAACTTTGAAAAATGTTGTGGCCATAGCAGCAG GTTTTGTTGATGGCCTGGAGATGGGAAATAATACAAAA GCTGCAATCATGAGACTTGGTCTGAGAGAAATGAAGGCATTTTCAAAGTTGTTGTTTCCATCTGTTAAGGACAGCACCTTTTTTGAGAGCTGTGGAGTAGCTGATCTTATCACAACATGCT TGGGTGGAAGAAATAGAAAAGTTGCTGAGGCATATGCAAGGAATGGAGGGAAGAG GTCTTTTGATGAGCTTGAAGCAGAAATGCTACAAGGCCAGAAATTACAG ggTGTCTCAACTGCGAGTGAGGTTTATGAGGTTCTAAGCCATCGTGGGTGGCTAGAGTTGTTTCCTCTCTTCTCAACAGTGCATGAGATATGTTCTGGCCTACTTCCTCCATCAGCCATAGTTGAATACAGTGAGAAGCTACCTAGGTCCTTCTAA
- the LOC108345222 gene encoding uncharacterized protein LOC108345222 produces the protein MDLFAADHFPVPDHVAPFPDSGDLLFPADLLSHRHNPQKLRPIRSLPSALNAHPRPPDLIASESGHTPSQESDSALDAEDEEENDDNSSASPEGNAERYKSMMDLTMS, from the exons atggACCTCTTCGCCGCCGATCACTTCCCCGTCCCCGACCACGTCGCTCCATTTCCCGATTCCGGCGACCTTCTATTCCCTGCCGACCTCCTCTCCCACCGCCACAACCCCCAGAAGCTCCGCCCCATCCGGTCCCTTCCCTCCGCTCTCAATGCCCACCCTCGTCCGCCCGATCTGATTGCCTCCGAGTCGGGTCACACCCCGAGCCAAGAATCTGA CTCGGCTTTGGATGCGGAGGATGAAGAGGAGAATGATGACAATTCATCAGCAAGCCCTGAAGGAAATGCGGAG AGATACAAATCCATGATGGACCTTACAATGTCATAA